In Myxococcus stipitatus, the following are encoded in one genomic region:
- a CDS encoding serine/threonine-protein kinase yields the protein MNSPQTAVPFGKYLLIKRLAVGGMAELFLSQRPPDPELVVLKRILPYLSEEPEFVQMFLDEARIAAQLHHPNIVQVHELGKEGDNIFIAMEYVAGADLRRVVAEEAKFGATVPCGVAARICGQVALGLEYAHQSRGVDGRPLELIHRDVSPQNVMIGFDGRVKLVDFGIAKAGAFMERSKPGVIKGKFLYLAPEQVSQERLDHRADIFALGTMLYEITTGKQPFAKPTTEGILYAIRYEDPTPPHLLRPDYPEELSRIIMKCLTKDRTQRYPRAAVVAADLEAFLESGALRQSLDVAEYIARLLGEEEERTVLHIPVSKPVGRTHATVPMTANRTTEAARPAALDVTAPTLESSSGGATPSPGLTARPIPRRASAEAMPAVSYTDEPEPATQMARPRELPSRAKDDDDADSEMSTAVRTSPTGHGALSETLDPDDEDAGDGESTLPQRGRGRTPAPPASQPRRSSTHAELSSSPRAANASESSSPPPRRNTSSELSSRAEPLTTPPRRNTSSEVSPRAESLTTPPRRNTSSELSSRAEPLTTPPRRTGMSPVESLPSARASGQADALASRTPAPGDPRARRNASPSAPSEPARGASHPWPQDTGDDVGEMTMPIRRPSRAEMEAAASMTVPMRRMPSEDDELSESVSLTTPMRKISSVDVEASVSLTTPMRRMPSEDDEPSESVSLTTPMRKISSVDVEASISVTPPTVAGPRRASRPLLPASRAPVLGDDDDAFTTDARMSAHRTEPTNTLDDEEDDESTMGYSDPDTYETPQRSRSRWVLLAVVVGTVVLVLAAMVLWATRPSVGMPKPLPAPDLSRKVLSEKKSPVPPPARAVPSAPSPAPQPLAAPVAVAPEAPSTPTAAVPANTVIPAPTGTDATAVTTPTSATPVEGDPSVPPQAPALVEVRFEAPPKTVLKREGGERLPVNRLITLPPGPLRVEYDCPGRRAPQGTKPYLIKQVSPGPLVLSVPCKGRR from the coding sequence GTGAACTCGCCCCAGACGGCCGTCCCGTTCGGAAAATACCTGCTGATCAAGCGGCTCGCCGTGGGGGGCATGGCGGAGCTGTTCCTGTCGCAGCGGCCTCCGGATCCGGAGCTGGTGGTGCTCAAGCGGATCCTCCCGTACCTGTCGGAGGAGCCGGAGTTCGTCCAGATGTTCCTGGACGAAGCGCGCATCGCCGCGCAGCTCCATCACCCCAACATCGTGCAGGTGCATGAGCTGGGGAAGGAGGGCGACAACATCTTCATCGCCATGGAGTACGTGGCGGGTGCGGACCTGCGCCGCGTGGTGGCGGAGGAGGCGAAGTTCGGCGCGACGGTGCCCTGTGGCGTGGCGGCGCGCATCTGTGGCCAGGTGGCGTTGGGGCTGGAGTACGCACATCAGAGCCGCGGCGTGGATGGGCGGCCGCTGGAGTTGATCCACCGGGACGTCAGCCCGCAGAACGTGATGATTGGCTTTGACGGGCGCGTCAAGCTGGTCGACTTCGGCATCGCCAAGGCCGGCGCGTTCATGGAGCGCAGCAAGCCGGGCGTCATCAAGGGCAAGTTCCTCTACCTGGCGCCAGAGCAGGTGTCGCAGGAGCGGCTGGACCACCGCGCGGACATCTTCGCGCTGGGCACCATGCTGTACGAAATCACCACCGGCAAGCAGCCCTTCGCCAAGCCGACGACGGAGGGCATCCTCTACGCCATCCGCTACGAGGACCCGACGCCGCCGCACCTGCTGCGTCCGGATTATCCGGAGGAACTCTCCCGCATCATCATGAAGTGCCTGACGAAGGACCGCACCCAGCGGTATCCGCGCGCCGCCGTGGTCGCCGCGGACCTGGAGGCGTTCCTCGAGTCAGGCGCGCTGCGGCAGAGCCTGGACGTGGCCGAGTACATCGCGCGGCTGCTGGGTGAGGAGGAGGAGCGCACCGTCCTCCACATCCCCGTGTCCAAGCCCGTGGGGCGCACGCACGCCACCGTGCCGATGACGGCGAACCGGACAACGGAAGCCGCTCGGCCCGCCGCGCTGGATGTGACGGCGCCCACGCTGGAGTCCTCCTCCGGTGGCGCGACGCCCTCGCCTGGGCTCACCGCGCGGCCCATTCCGCGCAGGGCTTCGGCGGAGGCGATGCCCGCGGTCAGCTACACGGACGAGCCCGAGCCCGCGACGCAGATGGCGCGCCCGCGCGAGCTGCCTTCCCGCGCGAAGGATGACGACGACGCGGACTCGGAGATGTCCACCGCCGTTCGGACGTCGCCCACCGGGCACGGCGCTCTTTCGGAGACGCTCGACCCGGATGACGAGGACGCGGGGGATGGCGAGTCGACCCTCCCTCAGCGCGGCCGGGGCCGGACTCCCGCCCCGCCCGCGTCGCAGCCTCGGCGCTCCAGCACACACGCCGAGCTCTCCTCGTCCCCGCGCGCCGCCAACGCGTCCGAGTCCAGCTCCCCGCCGCCGAGGCGAAACACGAGCTCGGAGCTGTCGTCTCGCGCGGAGCCGCTCACCACGCCCCCGAGGCGAAACACGAGCTCGGAGGTGTCGCCCCGCGCGGAGTCCCTCACGACGCCGCCCAGGCGGAACACGAGCTCGGAGCTGTCGTCTCGCGCGGAGCCGCTCACCACGCCTCCGAGGCGCACGGGAATGTCCCCCGTGGAGTCGCTCCCGTCAGCGCGCGCCTCGGGCCAGGCGGATGCGCTGGCTTCGCGGACCCCCGCCCCAGGCGACCCTCGCGCCCGGCGGAACGCGTCGCCGTCAGCTCCCTCGGAGCCGGCGAGAGGTGCGTCGCATCCCTGGCCGCAGGACACGGGAGACGATGTGGGCGAGATGACGATGCCCATCCGGCGGCCCTCCCGCGCGGAGATGGAGGCGGCCGCGTCGATGACTGTCCCCATGCGGCGCATGCCCTCCGAGGACGACGAGCTGTCCGAGTCGGTGTCGCTCACCACGCCCATGCGGAAGATTTCGTCCGTGGATGTCGAGGCTTCGGTGTCGCTCACCACGCCCATGCGGCGCATGCCCTCCGAGGACGACGAGCCGTCCGAGTCGGTGTCGTTGACCACGCCCATGCGGAAGATTTCGTCCGTGGACGTCGAGGCCTCTATCTCCGTCACGCCTCCCACGGTGGCGGGGCCTCGCCGGGCTTCGCGCCCGCTGCTCCCCGCGTCCCGCGCTCCGGTGTTGGGAGACGATGACGACGCGTTCACCACGGACGCCCGGATGTCGGCACACCGCACCGAGCCGACCAACACGCTCGACGACGAAGAGGACGATGAGTCCACCATGGGGTACTCGGACCCCGACACGTACGAGACGCCCCAGCGCTCCCGCTCGCGCTGGGTGCTGCTGGCCGTCGTCGTGGGAACCGTGGTGCTCGTGTTGGCCGCGATGGTGCTCTGGGCCACTCGGCCGTCGGTGGGGATGCCCAAGCCCTTGCCGGCCCCGGACCTCTCCCGGAAGGTCCTCTCGGAGAAGAAGTCGCCGGTGCCTCCGCCCGCCCGCGCCGTCCCGTCCGCCCCGAGCCCGGCGCCCCAGCCGCTGGCCGCGCCCGTCGCCGTGGCACCCGAGGCGCCCTCGACTCCCACCGCGGCCGTTCCGGCGAATACGGTGATACCGGCTCCCACGGGAACCGACGCGACGGCGGTGACGACCCCCACGTCCGCCACCCCGGTGGAGGGGGACCCGAGCGTCCCTCCTCAAGCTCCCGCTCTGGTGGAGGTGCGCTTCGAGGCGCCACCCAAGACGGTGCTCAAACGGGAGGGGGGCGAGCGTCTGCCTGTCAACAGGCTCATCACCCTGCCTCCAGGCCCCCTCCGGGTCGAATATGACTGCCCCGGACGCCGCGCACCTCAGGGGACGAAACCCTACCTCATCAAGCAGGTGAGTCCGGGTCCGCTCGTGCTCTCCGTGCCATGCAAAGGGCGGCGCTAG